The proteins below come from a single Aegilops tauschii subsp. strangulata cultivar AL8/78 chromosome 6, Aet v6.0, whole genome shotgun sequence genomic window:
- the LOC120966237 gene encoding uncharacterized protein isoform X2: MVKLPPYEVSKSYFSSSHINDQKAVDDVQIVGSSSFVDRCKDLSRSNDAAYNKLNNFNLVEAQSISRFPKNQKAAASPEVEILSFGNASRDLSPAQVPKADGASFIFPSGSSGGHQPRRMVLPGRFNSDPYVAQGNKFPVTAKERRHHLAMVQIGNHASWCKYEAIRYDRAYCSYRNLATLKSREHVDNFLILCVCRYLFKQAHPSVSKKHFFFSYVGETILRGTDVDIVGNAFTGANSAFPMWRSDLLFFPIGQENHWFTFVVCLKERAFAFLDSLYGAKNHFHLGIRDKLIANFITIWDQFVTPILRKRIDFENFDIVYPTLPQQNNWDDCGVFTIMYLKHWTPRTPIGNMFGASDVDNIRIRLANELYFSGFNSVDKTFVTHFFDDAKA, translated from the exons ATGGTGAAGTTGCCTCCGTATGAAGTTTCAAAGTCATATTTCTCCTCAAGCCACATTAATGATCAG AAGGCAGTAGACGATGTTCAAATTGTTGGGAGTTCCAGTTTTGTTGATAGATGCAAAGACCTTTCAAGATCTAATGATGCTGCTTACAACAAGCTTAACAACTTCAACTTGGTAGAAGCTCAGTCAATTAGTCGTTTCCCTAAGAATCAAAAA GCTGCTGCTAGTCCAGAAGTAGAAATCTTGTCTTTCGGCAATGCCTCTAGAGATCTCTCTCCTGCTCAAGTTCCAAAAGCTGATGGCGCATCTTTCATTTTTCCTAGTGGTTCATCTGGTGGTCATCAACCTCGCAGGATGGTTTTACCAGGTAGATTTAACTCGGATCCTTATGTTGCTCAGGGTAACAAGTTTCCTGTTACTGCTAAAGAAAGGCGACACCACCTCGCAATGGTGCAAATTGGAAATCATGCAAGTTGGTGCAA GTATGAAGCAATTCGATATGACCGAGCCTACTGTAGCTATCGTAATCTTGCAACTTTGAAGTCAAGAGAACATGTGGATAATTTCTTGATTTTGTGCGTTTGTCGTTATCTGTTCAAACAAGCTCACCCGTCAGTATCAAAGAAACATTTCTTTTTCTCTTATGTCGGG GAAACCATCCTGAGAGGCACTGATGTTGATATTGTAGGCAACGCTTTTACTGGTGCTAACAGTGCTTTCCCAATGTGGAGAAGTGATCTG TTATTCTTTCCCATTGGACAGGAGAACCATTGGTTTACCTTTGTTGTTTGCTTGAAGGAGAGGGCTTTTGCATTTCTTGATTCTCTGTACGGGGCAAAGAATCATTTTCATCTGGGAATCCGTGACAAATTG ATTGCAAATTTCATAACAATCTGGGATCAGTTTGTGACTCCTATACTGCGTAAGCGCATCGACTTTGAGAATTTTGACATTGTGTATCCTACTCTTCCTCAGCAAAATAATTG GGATGATTGTGGTGTTTTTACGATCATGTACCTGAAGCACTGGACTCCTAGGACCCCAATTGGCAATATGTTCGGCGCATCTGATGTTGACAACATAAGAATCAGATTGGCAAATGAGTTGTATTTCAGTGGTTTCAACAGTGTCGACAAGACTTTTGTCACACACTTCTTTGATGAT GCCAAGGCTTAG
- the LOC120966237 gene encoding uncharacterized protein isoform X1 produces MVKLPPYEVSKSYFSSSHINDQKAVDDVQIVGSSSFVDRCKDLSRSNDAAYNKLNNFNLVEAQSISRFPKNQKAAASPEVEILSFGNASRDLSPAQVPKADGASFIFPSGSSGGHQPRRMVLPGRFNSDPYVAQGNKFPVTAKERRHHLAMVQIGNHASWCKYEAIRYDRAYCSYRNLATLKSREHVDNFLILCVCRYLFKQAHPSVSKKHFFFSYVGETILRGTDVDIVGNAFTGANSAFPMWRSDLLFFPIGQENHWFTFVVCLKERAFAFLDSLYGAKNHFHLGIRDKLIANFITIWDQFVTPILRKRIDFENFDIVYPTLPQQNNWDDCGVFTIMYLKHWTPRTPIGNMFGASDVDNIRIRLANELYFSGFNSVDKTFVTHFFDDVSFFWYAFLLIFGLMCFILC; encoded by the exons ATGGTGAAGTTGCCTCCGTATGAAGTTTCAAAGTCATATTTCTCCTCAAGCCACATTAATGATCAG AAGGCAGTAGACGATGTTCAAATTGTTGGGAGTTCCAGTTTTGTTGATAGATGCAAAGACCTTTCAAGATCTAATGATGCTGCTTACAACAAGCTTAACAACTTCAACTTGGTAGAAGCTCAGTCAATTAGTCGTTTCCCTAAGAATCAAAAA GCTGCTGCTAGTCCAGAAGTAGAAATCTTGTCTTTCGGCAATGCCTCTAGAGATCTCTCTCCTGCTCAAGTTCCAAAAGCTGATGGCGCATCTTTCATTTTTCCTAGTGGTTCATCTGGTGGTCATCAACCTCGCAGGATGGTTTTACCAGGTAGATTTAACTCGGATCCTTATGTTGCTCAGGGTAACAAGTTTCCTGTTACTGCTAAAGAAAGGCGACACCACCTCGCAATGGTGCAAATTGGAAATCATGCAAGTTGGTGCAA GTATGAAGCAATTCGATATGACCGAGCCTACTGTAGCTATCGTAATCTTGCAACTTTGAAGTCAAGAGAACATGTGGATAATTTCTTGATTTTGTGCGTTTGTCGTTATCTGTTCAAACAAGCTCACCCGTCAGTATCAAAGAAACATTTCTTTTTCTCTTATGTCGGG GAAACCATCCTGAGAGGCACTGATGTTGATATTGTAGGCAACGCTTTTACTGGTGCTAACAGTGCTTTCCCAATGTGGAGAAGTGATCTG TTATTCTTTCCCATTGGACAGGAGAACCATTGGTTTACCTTTGTTGTTTGCTTGAAGGAGAGGGCTTTTGCATTTCTTGATTCTCTGTACGGGGCAAAGAATCATTTTCATCTGGGAATCCGTGACAAATTG ATTGCAAATTTCATAACAATCTGGGATCAGTTTGTGACTCCTATACTGCGTAAGCGCATCGACTTTGAGAATTTTGACATTGTGTATCCTACTCTTCCTCAGCAAAATAATTG GGATGATTGTGGTGTTTTTACGATCATGTACCTGAAGCACTGGACTCCTAGGACCCCAATTGGCAATATGTTCGGCGCATCTGATGTTGACAACATAAGAATCAGATTGGCAAATGAGTTGTATTTCAGTGGTTTCAACAGTGTCGACAAGACTTTTGTCACACACTTCTTTGATGATGTGAGTTTTTTTTGGTATgcttttcttttgatttttggtttgatgtgttttattCTTTGTTGA